From Solibacillus sp. FSL W7-1464:
TTTTACGGAGGAAAACAGTAAAAGTTTCATTTTTATGGAAAATTCCTTGTTTGTATTTTAGTTTATAGGTGTATGTAATCTTCCCGAAAAGCCAAAATGAAAAGAAAACGCTACAAATTTTGTAGCGCTTCCTTTTCGTTAATTATTGTTGATTGTTTGAATTACCGCGTAATTGCTGCTCTGCCATTTGAACTAGGCGTTTCGTAATTTCGCCACCTACAGAGCCGTTAGCACGTGCCGAAGCATCTGGTCCTAATTGAACACCAAACTCTTGTGCAATTTCGTACTTCATTTGGTCAACTGCTTGTTGTGCACCAGGTACACGTAATTTGTTTGAGCTGTTGTTGTTTGCCATTTGTTATCGCCTCCTTCTGACATTAGAATGTACCGGGAAGAGAGTTTCATACTATATCAGGAATAGGTAATTTACAGTTCAATTGGTAACGTTTTTATAAAATGGTGAAGTTTTTATAATGACCGATTGCCATCGATAAACATCAAATCATACACGATAAAACATACCGTAACTAAAACAAATTAGAAAAATTGTCGGATTGTATCATTTGGAATAAAGTGGTTTAATTGGGACATCTAGTATAGATTCATCGAAAGGAATGACTTTTTTGAATTCAATTATAGAAAACAACAAAAAAAGCTGGGATATTGTAGCGAAGCATTTTGCGGGAGGAGATGCGTTGCCAAGCTACGGACCTTTAGCTCAAACAGAAGAAGAACTGAATTTGATCGGGAATGTTGCCGGAAAAACGGTGCTGGAAGTCGGTTTTGGGAGCGGTCATTCTCTTTTATTTATGAACAGCAATGGTGCAAAAGAGCTTTGGGGTGTCGATTTTTCTGAAGCACAAAAAGAACTTGCACAGAAAACGTTAAAAGGTATTGAGGCCAATTTATTTACTGCTCCAATGGAAGAAGAAATCGGTCTGCCGAAAAATTACTTTGATTTAGTGTATTCCATTTATGCGATTGGGTGGTCTAGTGATCTTCCGGCAACTTTTAGGTTAATTCACAGCTACTTAAAAGAAGGCGGCGAATTCATTTTCAGCTGGGAACATCCTTTCTATAATCAAATCAAATGCCGTGATCATCAGTTTATTTTAACGGATTCCTACCAGCGTGAAGGGTATATTGAAACAACGTCATTTAAAGGGGAAGATGCGCCAATGCAAATACCGAAATATAAAATGGCGACATTTATAAATGCACTTATAAAAGCAGACTTTGAACTTGTAGAAATTATTGAAAGTGATATCCCGGTACATGCAAAAGGTGAAGAAATTCCGTATTCCGAAAAGTATTATTCTCTTCATAAAGCAAATTACTTTCCAACGACCTTTATCGTGAAGGCTCGAAAACGTACTTTATAGGGGGCAAGTAAAATGATCCGAAAGTTAACAAATGAGGACTTTGAAACTACAATGGCACTTGTACATAAAAATCCGGCGGAAAATTTATTTATCATCGGTGATATTGAAGCGTACGGGATGGAATCGGATATCCAGGATTTATGGGGGCAATTTGAAGGTGATCGGCTAATCGCGATATTACTGCGCTATGATCAGAACTATATTCCGTATAGTGAGGGGAACTATGATGTTGATGGATTTGCCAAACTAATCAACGAAAATCCAGGGCGGATCGAAATATCTGGACTACAGCATCTAGTCGCTCCATTAAAAAAATGGATTAACCGCGGTATTCGTCGTGACAGCGAAACGTATTATGCAAAATGTACAAAATTGACCGTTCCCACAGCTGAATTGGATTTTTCGAATGTGACATATTTACAGCCAAGTGAGTACGGAGAAAATATTGAAATGCTACAATCGATTCCGGAATTTTCAACGGGTACTTTTAGTATTGAAGGAAGAGAGCGCGCGGAAAAATTTAAAACAGGGCGTACTTATATTATTCGTGATGAACAAGGTGTGATGGTATCGTCAGCCTCAACAACAGCGGAAAATTCTCAGTCCGCGATGATTGTAGGCGTCGGAACAAGACCCGGTTACGGGAAAAAAGGATATGCGACACATTGCATGTTAAAACTTTGCCGAGACCTGCTCGCTGAAGGAAAATCAGTTTGTCTGTTTTATGATAATCCGGCTGCCGGACGCATATATAAACGGATCGGTTTTGAAGATATCGGTTTATGGACAATGGTTCGTTATGAAGAAGAAAAATAGAGGGGGAATATTGTGAGAATATTATTAGCAGAACAACCGATTCAAATAAACGCCTATGATATTGATGCGATGGGCATTGTTAGTAATATCGTGTATGTACGGTGGTTTGAGGATTTACGTATGGCTTTTTTGAATGAACATTATCCATTGGCGGAAATGATGGCAGTGCAAATCTCCCCGATCTTGATGAAAACAGAGATTGAATACAAAGCCCCTTTAACAATTTTCGATAAACCGGTCGGACGGTGCTGGATGGTGAAAATCGGGCAATCGAGTTGGGAAATGGAGCTGGAAATTACAACGGAGAAACATACACATTGTACCGGAAAGCAATCTGGATGCTTTTTCAATTTAGAAAAGAAAAAAGTTGCGAAAATTCCTGAGGCGTTAAAGAAACTATTCGAAATGTAGCAAGAAAAAGGAGTAAATGGAGATGAAAGAACATTTAGAAGGAGTAGTAAACAGATCGATCAATGTAGATTTAATTGATCTTAATGAATTAATCGAATATATGTTAAAAAATATCGGAAATACGGACAGTTATTTACGTGATCACTTAATTTACCAGGGATTTTGTGAATTAATTCTGAATGACCAGTTCACGAAAGAACAGTTAATTTTAATATTAAAAACATGTTTGGATGACGGGCATCTTTATTTAAATATTACACACAATGACCTTTCGGATGATGTGTTTACAAGATCATTTTCAGCACTTGTTATCACGCTTATTTTAGGGAAAGATCGTGAAAAAAGAAGTTTGCCGGAAGCACTTGTTGTTGAGGCTATTCACCGAAGTATTCATTATTTATTCCTTGAGCAGGATTACCGGGGATACGATCATACGAAGGGCTGGGCACATGCGGTAGCACATGGAAGTGACTTGTTAACAGAAGCAATCAGACATCCGTTGATGAGCGATTCTCAATTTTTATGCAGTGCATTACAAAGTTTAAAAAGCTGCCTTCTTACTGAATACGCTTTAATCGATGAGGAAGAAGAACGCATGTTACCGGTCATTGATGCATTACTGGATAAGGGACTGACGGATGGGCAACTGTTGACATGGTTAAAAGGATTGCATTATATAGAAGTAGCGGATTGGCATAAAAAATACCGGTATGAATGGAACGTGAAGAAATTCGAGGCGGCATTATTAAGACATTTATTAAAATCAGCCAAATGTACACAAACAGCCGATTGGATTATCTTTGGAAGTCCCACTTTAGTTTAAGGAGCTGAAAAATTGAAACGCATTTCTTTAATAATACTGCCATTCGTTTTATACATAACAGGATTAGTTGCATATTATTTCGGTAAGATTAACGGTTATCAATTTATTATTTTTATTATAGTCGGCTTAGGAATTTCAATTTTCGGTTTTTCTCTTTACCGGAACGAAAAGAAGTTGAAAGCTGCTTTTTTAGGGATATTTTATATACTAACTCTATTAACTTTATTTGAAAGCCGACTGATCGATTATGAAAAGTATACTTATTTCCTAATGTCATATAACGAGCCTTTTGAAATAGTGGAAGATTCAGGTGTCAATGTACTGGCAGTGGATGTTTTTGAGGCCCCATATATAACAGATTTGGGGTACTTAATTCATACTTTAGAATCTTCAACGAATAAAGAAGTTTTGGATGCGGAAGTTGTCACGAATAAAATCCGGTACCGTTCGAAAAACGAAGAATTACTAAGTTATGTACGTCCTGAGGAGAAACATTTTGAAACAATGAAGGAAAATGTTTTTACCAATTTACCGGGCACCTCTTCTGCTATTAATCAATTTTTAGAAAGAGAAGATATAGAAGGCGACAGTGCGGGACTTGCCACTGTGTTAAGCGCTCTTATTGAAAAAGGTGACGTTAATAATAATGTTCCGATTGCCGTAACAGGTGCGATTGACAGCACAGGAAATGTGAAGGAAATTGGTTCGATAAAAGCGAAAACTTTGATTGCCGAACAAAGCGGTTTCTCTCATATCCTTGTACCTGTGGAAAACGAAGAAGAAGCGAAGAAAGTAAAAAAAGATGAGCAGCTAAATATAAATATTATTGCAGTGGCGTCTATTGAAAATGCTGTAAAGGAAATTATGAGAATTAATAACGACTAACCGGTGCTTGCCTGTGCTGAAAAGTTATTTGTAATCAAGAATGGTCCTAAAAAGGGAAATTAGTGAAAGACTAATGCAGCCCCCGCTACTGTAATAGCTGCGTCCCCAAAGCGATGTTTTAGGAGTCTTGCGAATCTATAACTTTGTCATGGCATTTGTTATTCCATAATCGGGCGCGATTCTTCAATATGAAGATCGCGTTTTTCCGTTATAGGGCCATATTGTTGGTGCGACACGTTCCTAGCTTAAATGAGATGTGGTTAACACAATCTTGGTAAAGGCTAGGCAATTTATATTTAATTGAAGGATATTATCAAGGAGTCGAATGATGAGGTAACGCTCTGAAAGGCTCCCCCTGCGTCGAATAGCACGCTGCTTAGTAAGGAAAAGCGTGTTATAAGCTCGGTTAATAGGCGTGAGAATTTACCGTAACAGTCTAGCTGACGAAATCCTACCCGATGGGGTGGTGTAAATCATGGTGCTTGGGTTGAACAAATATGGTGAGAATGCAACCAATAGGATAATAAACCTAATTTGCTGACGAACCTCTGAATGTACGGGTCTAGACTGGCAATACATAGAAATGTGTATATCACTAAATGTGAGATTAGCTATGGATGAGTAAGAATCAACAATATAAAAGTCCATCTTGTGTTACAGGCACATGTAATGCTAACAGGCTCATAGGAGGCACCTAAGTTTGTTCCATAATAGTTAATATTCAACGTGGTAAGCTGATAACGTGGAGAGCTTACTCTCGATGAAACGTTGGAAAGGAAAATAATCGTGAGATTAACGAGTATATAACTTTCCTTAATATCAGTGAAAGTGGTGGCACAGTACCGTTGAAGCGTGTAATGAACGTGGAGGGATCGCCACTAGATTAATACAAGATTTATTCACCATGAAAGGCAGTTCTTCAACGATTAATAAGGTTCTTGTGAGACTAATAGAGGTTCAGCTCCAAAAGGAGCCACCGACTTGTTAAAACGAAAGAAACTGAGACATAACGAATATTATGACATGCAAAATCAATTTGATAGGTTATATGCTCGCAGTGTTGATGGTCAAAATTTTTATGATTTATTAGATGTAATGCAATCGCGTGAAAACATTCAATTAGCGTACCGTAATATCAAGAAAAATACGGGTAGTAAAACAGCTGGGTTTGATGGTCAAACAATTGAAGATATTAAGCAACTTGAAATATCTAAAGTTGTATCAACGATACAAAAGATGTTTGCACACTATCGTCCACAAGCAGTACGACGTGTTTTTATTCCAAAAGCAAACGGGAAAACACGACCGCTAGGTATTCCGACAATTTGGGATAGGTTATTTCAACAATGTATTTTACAAGTCTTAGACCCAATTTGTGAAGCACGATTTTATAAGCATAGCTATGGATTCAGACCCAATCGTAGTACACATCATGCGAAGGCACGTTTTGAAACATTGATAAATCGAGCGTGTTTATATCACTGTGTAGACGTTGATATAAAGGGATTTTTCGATAATGTTAATCATTCGAAACTGTTAAAACAAATGTGGACAATGGGTATTCGTGATAAAGCTCTTCTATCTATAATTTCACGCCTCTTAAAAGCTGAAATTATAGGCGAGGGTTTTCCAGTAAAAGGTACTCCGCAAGGAGGAATACTATCACCACTTCTATCGAACATTGTATTAAATGAGCTTGATTGGTGGGTTAGTAAACAGTGGGAAAGCTTTGAAACGAAGAAGGCTTATAAAAACAAAGTGAATATGAATCAGGCATTAAAGAAATCGAACTTAAAGCATTGTTATATTGTAAGGTATGCAGATGATTTTAAAATCATCTGTCGTACACGTTCACAAGCAATACGCATGTTTTATGCAGTTAAAGATTTCCTCTCTACACGCTTGAATCTTGATATTAGCGACGAGAAATCGAAAGTTGTGAATCTAAAGAAAAATTCTTCCGAATTTCTTGGCTTTCGTATTAAAGCTCATCCTAAGAAAACAGAGAAGCGTACCCTATATGTTGCACATTCACATATGACGAAGAAGGCTCTAAACAATGCCCAAATAAAGTTGAAAAAGGCGGTAAAGACAATACAAAAACATCAATGTATTGAAAATGTCTGGCGGTTTAATACGGTAGTTATGGGTATTCAAAACTATTACTCCGCAGCGTCACACATAACAGATGATTTAGCTGAGCTGAACTATCGTATCCATAGAACGCTACATAATCGTTTGAAAGGGATTAGAAAAGAAGCAACGTTTCAAGACCTTACGAAATCTTTACGAAAAAGGTATAAGGGGTACGAATGCAAGATTTATAAAGTTAAAGAAATGGCACTTGCTCCAATTCATGCTCAACGTTGCCGAATAAATCTAAACTTCTCACAAATTATCTGTAATTATACTACCGAAGGTAGAAATAAAATTCATCATAGTTTAAGAGCGATTAACAAGCAAACACTTATAAATGTGATGCAACAGTTTATCCCTCAACGTTCCATTGAGTATAACGATAATCGGATAAGTAGATTTATTGCGCAATATGGTAAATGTGCTGTAACTGGGGTTGAACTTAGTTTTAATAATTGGCATTGTCACCATAGAACCCCATATTATTTATCGCAAGATGATTCTTATAGTAACTTAATTATTTTACATAAATCAGTTCATAGATTAATTCATCTTAAAGACCCCAAGAAAATTGAAGTACTCATGAAAGTACTTCAATTAGATAAAAAGCAACTAATGAAAGTAAATGAATTGCGTGAGCAATGTCTGAACGAAGCAATCTAATTCTACATTACATCTTGTCCTTACATAAAAATCAAATGAATTGAATTAATTGGAACGCCGTATGCTGGGAAACTCGCACGTACGGTGTGAAGTGGGGGAAAAGCTGGAGATAACTTCAAAGGCTTACCTATCACTATAGTAAAACAACATATATTTATATTTTACGTAATCAAAATTGTTGAGGAATACACCTAAACTAAAGAGGTGGGTTAGTTGAAGAAGCCGAAAACATTGTAGGGTAGTGAAAAACCTTTTTAAAATTTTACGCAACATTTGAATATCAAAGCACGAAATTATAAAATAATGGAACCGAAGAGATGAGGAGGGTGGCGAGAAGAAGCAAGTCGGAGTGCGTTTTTCTAATTTACTTGGGGGGATAGGATGATTCAAGGTTCATGGAGAGCATTAATATGGATTGGATTATCAGAGTTGTGTGCTTTAAGCTTATGGTACAGTGCTTCAGTTATTGCACCAAATCTAATGGACATTTGGAATCTCAGCTCCAATTCGGAGGCTTGGCTTTCGGCTTCTGTCCCTATAGGCTTCGTTATAGGTGCATTATTTAGTGCTTATTTTGGGATTGCTGACCGTTTCAATGCACGAAAGGTTTTTGCAATTTCGGCATTTTTAGGTGCAATATTAAATGCCTTATTAATTTTTGTCAATTCTAGTTTTATCGGAATTCTACTAAGGGTATTAACTGGAATAACACTCGCTGGTATTTACCCAATCGCTGTTAAAATGTTATCAGAATGGTTTCCAAAAAAACGTGGGTTGGCGATCGGAATCTTAATTGCTGCATTAACATTAGGATCATCATTACCGCATTTTATTGTAATATTCATTTCTTCATTAAGTTGGAAATTCGTAATTATTTGCAGCTCAGTATTGGCTTTATTATCAGCCTTTGTTGTTTCGTTTATTTTAGAAGATGCCCCAGTAAAATCCATAAGATTGCCCTTCTCTTTAAAAATATTAAAAAAAGTGATAAAGAATAAACCAATAATGCTTGCGAACTACGGTTACTTCGGCCATATGTGGGAACTGTATGCGATGTGGACATGGCTTCCCGTATTTATGTCTGCTAGTTTTTCAACCCACTCACCAGAAATTCCTCATTGGGTGATTGGACTGTCATCTTTTATTTCAATTGGAATTGCAGGAGGCATCGGTTGTGTGATTGGTGGAATAATTTCAGATAAAATCGGGAGAGCAAATTTAACGATTATTTCAATGTTGATCAGTGCAAGTTGTTCAATCATAATAGGTTTTACATTTGGTCAATTTGTTTTGTTAACTTTATTAATTTCGATTATTTGGGGGATATCCATTATAGCTGATTCCGCTCAATTTTCTGCAGCTGTATCAGAAATAGCTGAAGAGGAGTATGTAGGTACAGCGCTTACTTTTCAAATGTGTATCGGTTTCCTATTTACAATATTCTCTATAAATCTAATCCCTATTATTCAGAGAATAGTTGGTTGGGAGTGGGTCTTTACAATATTAGCGATTGGACCTATTGTTGGAATTATAACTATGCTCAAATACAGACGTTACGAATTCAATAATACCAACTAGATCTTTATTGTTAGGTATTGGTTTAGGTGTTTATGATATTCATAGTCCACGTATTCCAAGTGTTGAAGAAATGAATGCTATTTTACAGGAAAGTTTAGCTGTTATTCCAAAAGAACAATTTTGGGTTAATCCTGATTGTGGGTTGAAAACACGTCAGGAAACAGAAACAGTTACGTCTCTCAAGAACATGGTGGCAGCGGCACTAGAGCTTAGAAAAGAAGTTGTTTCTATCTAATAATAACAAAGCGCAAAGCAGCAATTGTTGCTTTGCTCTTTTTTAAAAATTAAAGCTGTGAATAGAGGGCAAGACTATTAGTCATTTACATAAAGTGAATTGTTTTGATAATGCCGATATTAAATCATGCCTATCCCAACCAATAAGCGAGTGTATTCCCTGATAGAATATCGGAATTTGGATAATGTGGATAATAGTGTTAATACCGTCAGTTCCATTCGAAATATCAAAGTATAAATAATAAATAATTTCCTACACTTAAATTAGTATTAGTGAAAAGGATGTGATTATTTTGGGTGAAACAAAATTCGCTGAACTAAATGATGAGCAGCTCAAAGAAATAAAACAGCTAGAGGAAAAATTTAATATAACCTTAATTGCTTATGATAGCTCTGCATTAGAAAGTCAAAATTCACATAATTAGATTATGGTACTTAGTGTTTAGAATAATTATTTCTAAACACTTTTTTAGTGCAGAATAGGAAAGAGATATTTTATAAAATTCCACCTTATTTTGCAATGGGGCTGAATAAATTATTATGTGGAAATTGGAATCAATAAGTACATTTATTCTAATAGCAAAGTAAGTATTCACAGGTTATTAACATTTAAGATTATTATTGAATGGAATTTAGGAGTCACCGACGTCAGCTTGTTTTATCTTAATTACAATTTCGTCATTTTAATTAATTGAATACAAAATAGGGAACTCAATTCTAAATCTATTTTAAATTATCATTTTCAATATTTGTTATAAATTGTATAAAGCAAGTTTCTGGATCATCATCGAAATTATCCTCTAGTAGAAGCATGTTATCCTGGGGTTCTAAAGATTGCTGTAATTCATTTTTCATCGAAATTCTCCTCAATATTAAGAATTATTTTTTAAGAGGCTCAACAAATCTTTCATAGAGCGGGGGAGTGTTTTCTGAACTTGAATAAGACCTTCCCCCATCATATTTTCATAGCATTGAACAAGCCAAGGCTTTTCAATATGGGCAGTCTCCAACAGTTTGTCATCTGAAAATAGTGCATCTCGTTGCCCCGAATATAATATCTGTCCTTTATGAAAAACGATAAAGTATTCCGCCCATTCATAAATTAAATTGACTTGGTGTGTGGAATACAAAAACGTGCGTTCTTCATTTTGAAGTTCATTTAGATATGTCGTGAGTTGATTAGAAAAATAGAAATCTAAACTACTCGTTGGCTCGTCTAAAATATAAATTTTAGGGTCCATTGCATACACACCTGCAATCGTCACACGTTTTTTTTGTCCACCGCTCAAGAAGTGAATCGGGCGTTCAGTTAAATCATATAATTCCGTTAATTGAATCGCGTTTGCCACATGACGCTCAATCTTTTCATGTGGCCATTTTAAATTAATGGGACCATATAAAATATCCTGTTTTACAGTAGAAGCAAATAATTGATTCTCTGCTTCTTGAAAAATAAAACCAACTTGCTCACGCAGGTGGATTAATTGTTTTTTTCTATAATTTAAAGGCTCACTTAAAAAGTAAATCTCACCACTAGTTGGCTTTTCAAGTCCAATAAGTAATTTAAAAAAAGTTGATTTACCCGAGCCGTTTTCACCTAGAATCGCGACCTTTTTGCCCTTTGGAATCGATAAAGAAATGTCTTTTAATGCCTCGGTACCATCACTGTATCGAAAAGATACATGATTAAAAGTAAAATAGCTTTCTGTCATAAAAAACTCCTTATATTACAAGTATGGCGATACTTATCATAGTAAAAATCAGTGCCATGCATGTGAATTTCATGTCCCACGTTTTTATAGTTGTGAAATGCTGGGGGAGAATGAATTGCTCAATATTCCGTGCAGCCATTGCATCTGACATGGCTTGATAGCGGAAAAAAATTGTCCGAAATAGTGCACTAATCAGTAGGCTTAATGATTGAAAACTTTTTTTATATGAACGATAACCTAAACGAGCATGCTGTGCCGTATAAAGCTGCATAACAGTCCGTAAAAATAAAAAAATAAAGCGATACATCAACTCGATTAATTCAATCACAATTGTAGGCACTTTTAATCGTGCAAGGACCGGGCTGATTTCAAACATTGGTGTAGTTAAAATTAAGAAATATAAGCAGCTTGTTGCACTAACCGCTGTACAAAAGATAGTTATTGCTCGAAGTATGTCGCTCGGTAAAATAAAGAACTGCATCGTAAAAACTGAACTATGCCATAGTGCTGATGCTGGAATCGGCTGTGTAAATGTGATGGATAAAACAATAGCAAACACTCCTGCTAAAACAAAACCGATTGGTGCAAGTAATAATGTAATATATGTTTTCAATGGGACTTTTGCGTAAAATATAATGGCACCGCTCATGAAGAGCAGTGTCCAAACGGAAAAACTGTTATTTCGTAATAATGTGACAAACAATAAAGTAATTAAGCTGAACGTCATTTTTTGGCTTGCTGAAATCTTTAGTAATGCATTATGGCTGGCAATAAAATCAATGTTTAGCATGGTCTTTTGTATGTTTCCCACGCATGTAGCCAATGAAGTAACCGATAATTAATGCACCAATCACGCCTTGTAGAACAAATAAAAGACTTTCGATTTCTCCGCTTGGTGGCTCCCATAGAGCACTAAACCAAGGTTCATAATCTGCTGCGATTTCAGTGATGGCTTCTTCTGCCTCACCATCGGCACCGCCAAATTCCGCATCCTGTAAAAATAGTATCGGTAATAGCGCTAAAACAATCACGCCTAGAAGTAATAGTAAATTTTTCTTAAACATATTAGCTCTCCTTTGCCTTTAATATACGTAGTTGAACTAATTCTCTCATATTATACTTTTGTAAGAAGTTCATAATCATAACCGTTAATAACCCCTCACTAATTGCAAGTGGAATTTGTGTTAATGCAAAGATGCTCGCAAATTTCTGGAATGACCCTAAAATACCGCCTACTTCAGAAGGGAAAGCTAATGCCAACTGAACAGATGTCATTACATATGTACCTAAATCACCAAGCATTGCCGCTAAAAATACAGCTACACTAAATGATAATCCCCATTTTGTCGATAGTTTGAAAACACCAACAGCTATAAAAGGACCGACAATCGCCATTGAGAAAATATTCGCACCTAATGTTGTAAGTCCTCCATGGGCAAGAAGAATGGATTGGAATAATAGGACGATGGATCCTAAGACGCTCATCACAAATGGTCCGAATAAAATC
This genomic window contains:
- the ltrA gene encoding group II intron reverse transcriptase/maturase, giving the protein MLKRKKLRHNEYYDMQNQFDRLYARSVDGQNFYDLLDVMQSRENIQLAYRNIKKNTGSKTAGFDGQTIEDIKQLEISKVVSTIQKMFAHYRPQAVRRVFIPKANGKTRPLGIPTIWDRLFQQCILQVLDPICEARFYKHSYGFRPNRSTHHAKARFETLINRACLYHCVDVDIKGFFDNVNHSKLLKQMWTMGIRDKALLSIISRLLKAEIIGEGFPVKGTPQGGILSPLLSNIVLNELDWWVSKQWESFETKKAYKNKVNMNQALKKSNLKHCYIVRYADDFKIICRTRSQAIRMFYAVKDFLSTRLNLDISDEKSKVVNLKKNSSEFLGFRIKAHPKKTEKRTLYVAHSHMTKKALNNAQIKLKKAVKTIQKHQCIENVWRFNTVVMGIQNYYSAASHITDDLAELNYRIHRTLHNRLKGIRKEATFQDLTKSLRKRYKGYECKIYKVKEMALAPIHAQRCRINLNFSQIICNYTTEGRNKIHHSLRAINKQTLINVMQQFIPQRSIEYNDNRISRFIAQYGKCAVTGVELSFNNWHCHHRTPYYLSQDDSYSNLIILHKSVHRLIHLKDPKKIEVLMKVLQLDKKQLMKVNELREQCLNEAI
- a CDS encoding energy-coupling factor ABC transporter substrate-binding protein — encoded protein: MFKKNLLLLLGVIVLALLPILFLQDAEFGGADGEAEEAITEIAADYEPWFSALWEPPSGEIESLLFVLQGVIGALIIGYFIGYMRGKHTKDHAKH
- a CDS encoding GNAT family N-acetyltransferase, with the translated sequence MIRKLTNEDFETTMALVHKNPAENLFIIGDIEAYGMESDIQDLWGQFEGDRLIAILLRYDQNYIPYSEGNYDVDGFAKLINENPGRIEISGLQHLVAPLKKWINRGIRRDSETYYAKCTKLTVPTAELDFSNVTYLQPSEYGENIEMLQSIPEFSTGTFSIEGRERAEKFKTGRTYIIRDEQGVMVSSASTTAENSQSAMIVGVGTRPGYGKKGYATHCMLKLCRDLLAEGKSVCLFYDNPAAGRIYKRIGFEDIGLWTMVRYEEEK
- a CDS encoding alpha/beta-type small acid-soluble spore protein; translated protein: MANNNSSNKLRVPGAQQAVDQMKYEIAQEFGVQLGPDASARANGSVGGEITKRLVQMAEQQLRGNSNNQQ
- the cbiQ gene encoding cobalt ECF transporter T component CbiQ, whose protein sequence is MLNIDFIASHNALLKISASQKMTFSLITLLFVTLLRNNSFSVWTLLFMSGAIIFYAKVPLKTYITLLLAPIGFVLAGVFAIVLSITFTQPIPASALWHSSVFTMQFFILPSDILRAITIFCTAVSATSCLYFLILTTPMFEISPVLARLKVPTIVIELIELMYRFIFLFLRTVMQLYTAQHARLGYRSYKKSFQSLSLLISALFRTIFFRYQAMSDAMAARNIEQFILPQHFTTIKTWDMKFTCMALIFTMISIAILVI
- a CDS encoding S16 family serine protease; amino-acid sequence: MKRISLIILPFVLYITGLVAYYFGKINGYQFIIFIIVGLGISIFGFSLYRNEKKLKAAFLGIFYILTLLTLFESRLIDYEKYTYFLMSYNEPFEIVEDSGVNVLAVDVFEAPYITDLGYLIHTLESSTNKEVLDAEVVTNKIRYRSKNEELLSYVRPEEKHFETMKENVFTNLPGTSSAINQFLEREDIEGDSAGLATVLSALIEKGDVNNNVPIAVTGAIDSTGNVKEIGSIKAKTLIAEQSGFSHILVPVENEEEAKKVKKDEQLNINIIAVASIENAVKEIMRINND
- a CDS encoding acyl-CoA thioesterase; translation: MRILLAEQPIQINAYDIDAMGIVSNIVYVRWFEDLRMAFLNEHYPLAEMMAVQISPILMKTEIEYKAPLTIFDKPVGRCWMVKIGQSSWEMELEITTEKHTHCTGKQSGCFFNLEKKKVAKIPEALKKLFEM
- a CDS encoding energy-coupling factor ABC transporter ATP-binding protein, with the protein product MTESYFTFNHVSFRYSDGTEALKDISLSIPKGKKVAILGENGSGKSTFFKLLIGLEKPTSGEIYFLSEPLNYRKKQLIHLREQVGFIFQEAENQLFASTVKQDILYGPINLKWPHEKIERHVANAIQLTELYDLTERPIHFLSGGQKKRVTIAGVYAMDPKIYILDEPTSSLDFYFSNQLTTYLNELQNEERTFLYSTHQVNLIYEWAEYFIVFHKGQILYSGQRDALFSDDKLLETAHIEKPWLVQCYENMMGEGLIQVQKTLPRSMKDLLSLLKNNS
- a CDS encoding DUF2785 domain-containing protein, producing MKEHLEGVVNRSINVDLIDLNELIEYMLKNIGNTDSYLRDHLIYQGFCELILNDQFTKEQLILILKTCLDDGHLYLNITHNDLSDDVFTRSFSALVITLILGKDREKRSLPEALVVEAIHRSIHYLFLEQDYRGYDHTKGWAHAVAHGSDLLTEAIRHPLMSDSQFLCSALQSLKSCLLTEYALIDEEEERMLPVIDALLDKGLTDGQLLTWLKGLHYIEVADWHKKYRYEWNVKKFEAALLRHLLKSAKCTQTADWIIFGSPTLV
- a CDS encoding MFS transporter, whose product is MIQGSWRALIWIGLSELCALSLWYSASVIAPNLMDIWNLSSNSEAWLSASVPIGFVIGALFSAYFGIADRFNARKVFAISAFLGAILNALLIFVNSSFIGILLRVLTGITLAGIYPIAVKMLSEWFPKKRGLAIGILIAALTLGSSLPHFIVIFISSLSWKFVIICSSVLALLSAFVVSFILEDAPVKSIRLPFSLKILKKVIKNKPIMLANYGYFGHMWELYAMWTWLPVFMSASFSTHSPEIPHWVIGLSSFISIGIAGGIGCVIGGIISDKIGRANLTIISMLISASCSIIIGFTFGQFVLLTLLISIIWGISIIADSAQFSAAVSEIAEEEYVGTALTFQMCIGFLFTIFSINLIPIIQRIVGWEWVFTILAIGPIVGIITMLKYRRYEFNNTN
- a CDS encoding class I SAM-dependent methyltransferase — its product is MTFLNSIIENNKKSWDIVAKHFAGGDALPSYGPLAQTEEELNLIGNVAGKTVLEVGFGSGHSLLFMNSNGAKELWGVDFSEAQKELAQKTLKGIEANLFTAPMEEEIGLPKNYFDLVYSIYAIGWSSDLPATFRLIHSYLKEGGEFIFSWEHPFYNQIKCRDHQFILTDSYQREGYIETTSFKGEDAPMQIPKYKMATFINALIKADFELVEIIESDIPVHAKGEEIPYSEKYYSLHKANYFPTTFIVKARKRTL